The Thiohalophilus sp. genome has a window encoding:
- a CDS encoding TolC family protein, producing MLRLFMLCGVVLATLTARPLLAASTLTLEESIRLALDNDPGFRINEARSAALKEQAVADNALPDPKLKLGLMNFPTDTFKRDQEPMTQVQVGIQQMFPAGDSLKYQSQRTLSRSRVQQHRSEDQRRQLVRDVRQAWLEWYYWHRAQKVVQENRNLYRSLVRVTESQYAAGRQQQQDVIRAELELGLLDDRLVDIRNQMEEAWATLARYLGDTPDAMSPPQPFPELPRPQSPRLDEHPQIQAARAEVDAEQNGVSLARQSYKPSWMLDVTYGGRDGLNPDGSGRSDFLSAMVLMDIPLFTDNYQDRKVAAGKQQLQGALYSLKDRQRELNRQWQASHTRWNNLADRLARYQDRLLPMARENARSALQGYQSRDAEFTALMRARIMQLDTELKALRLRTDHARAQAQLLYLAGVTQ from the coding sequence ATGTTACGTCTATTTATGTTGTGCGGTGTCGTACTGGCGACATTGACAGCCCGGCCGCTGTTGGCGGCGTCAACGTTGACACTCGAGGAGTCGATTCGGCTGGCGCTGGACAATGATCCCGGGTTTCGAATTAACGAAGCCAGAAGCGCGGCCCTGAAGGAACAGGCGGTCGCCGATAACGCCCTGCCCGATCCCAAGCTGAAGCTGGGGCTGATGAATTTTCCCACCGACACGTTCAAACGGGATCAGGAACCGATGACCCAGGTACAGGTGGGCATCCAGCAGATGTTTCCGGCGGGAGACTCGCTCAAATACCAATCCCAACGCACCCTCTCCCGTTCACGGGTGCAGCAACATCGATCGGAGGATCAACGTCGGCAACTGGTGCGTGACGTACGTCAGGCCTGGCTGGAATGGTATTACTGGCATCGGGCACAAAAAGTGGTGCAGGAGAACCGTAATCTGTACCGCAGCCTGGTACGGGTGACCGAATCTCAGTATGCCGCCGGGCGGCAACAGCAGCAGGATGTGATCCGCGCGGAGCTCGAACTGGGGTTACTGGATGATCGCCTGGTGGATATTCGCAATCAGATGGAAGAAGCCTGGGCGACGCTGGCGCGCTATCTGGGCGACACGCCCGACGCCATGAGCCCGCCGCAACCGTTCCCCGAACTGCCTCGTCCGCAATCGCCCCGGCTCGATGAGCATCCGCAGATTCAGGCCGCCCGCGCCGAGGTGGACGCGGAACAAAACGGGGTTTCCCTGGCGCGTCAGTCGTACAAACCCTCCTGGATGCTGGATGTGACCTATGGCGGACGCGACGGGTTGAACCCCGACGGCAGCGGGCGCAGCGATTTTCTCTCCGCCATGGTGCTGATGGATATTCCGCTGTTTACCGATAATTACCAGGACCGCAAGGTGGCTGCCGGCAAGCAGCAATTACAGGGCGCACTTTACAGTCTCAAGGATCGCCAACGAGAACTGAACCGGCAATGGCAGGCGAGCCATACCCGCTGGAACAATCTGGCCGATCGTCTGGCCCGTTATCAGGACCGCTTGTTACCCATGGCGCGGGAAAACGCCCGGAGCGCCCTGCAGGGTTATCAAAGCCGCGATGCGGAATTCACTGCCCTGATGCGGGCCCGCATTATGCAACTGGACACCGAACTCAAGGCACTGCGCCTGCGTACCGATCACGCCAGGGCGCAGGCGCAGTTACTCTATCTTGCAGGAGTCACACAATGA
- a CDS encoding efflux RND transporter permease subunit: MIERIIDWSLRNRFLVLLLTVILCGWGWFAVKNTPLDAIPDLSDVQVIIKTTYPGQAPRVVEDQVTYPLTTAMLSVPGAKTVRGYSMFGDSFVYILFEDGTDPYWARSRVLEYLSQVEARLPEQARPALGPDATGVGWIYEYALVDRTGQHDLSQLRSLQDWFLKYELQTVSGVSEVATVGGMVKQYQVVLDPDKLRAYDLPLAKVRQAIRQGNQEAGGSVIEMAEAEYMVRATGYIQSKDDLKNIPLGVSEQGTPLLLGDIAEIRLGPQMRRGIAELNGEGEVAGGIVVMRYGENALKTIEGVKHKLAQLQNGLPDGVEIVETYDRSALINRAVDNLTGKLLEEFLIVALVCLVFLFHLRSALVAIISLPIGILGAFIVMYHQGINANIMSLGGIAIAIGAMVDAAIVMIENVHKHIEREPLTNENRWRIISEATREVGPALFFSLLIITLSFLPVFTLEAQEGRMFAPLAFTKTYAMAAAAGLSITLVPVLMGYFIRGHIRPEEKNPVNRILIKAYQPFIHTVLNKPKSVLGIALLVVLMTIWPVMNIGSEFMPDLDEGDLMYMPTTFPGLSIGKAQELLQQTDKLIMSVPEVERVFGKIGRAETATDPAPLTMIETTIQLKPRSEWREGMTTEKLKQELNDRVQFPGLTNSWVMPIKTRIDMLATGIKTPVGVKVSGPDLNVIQEIGQQIEEAVMQVPGTVSAYSERTVGGRYVTVDIDRRAASRVGLNIADVQNVVSTAIGGMQVDQTVEGLERYPINLRYPREVRESVDKLRDLPVITKQGARIPLSEVADIRVETGPAMIKSENARPNGWTFVDIKDRDLGSYVEEAQRVVNRQIDLPAGYSIAWSGQYEYMVRAKERLKVVVPLTLVIIVLLLYLNFRNIIEVLIIMGTLPLALVGGYWLLYLLGYNMSVAVGVGFIALAGVAVEIGVVMLVYLNQAYRNQIANKERVHVPNLEELKQAVIEGALLRVRPIIMTVAAITGGLLPIMLGGGTGSEVMRRIAAPMVGGMVSATILTLVVIPAVYFLWKQFEVKQFIEKGKIPGV, from the coding sequence ATGATTGAACGAATTATCGACTGGTCGCTGCGCAACCGTTTTCTGGTGTTGTTGCTGACGGTGATCCTGTGCGGCTGGGGCTGGTTCGCGGTGAAGAACACGCCGCTGGATGCGATTCCGGATCTGTCGGATGTGCAGGTGATTATCAAGACCACCTATCCGGGCCAGGCGCCGCGGGTGGTGGAGGATCAGGTGACCTATCCGTTGACCACGGCGATGCTCTCCGTGCCGGGGGCGAAGACGGTGCGGGGTTATTCCATGTTCGGGGATTCGTTTGTGTATATCCTGTTCGAGGACGGGACCGATCCCTACTGGGCCCGATCGCGGGTACTGGAATATCTGAGTCAGGTCGAGGCACGATTACCCGAACAGGCGCGTCCGGCACTGGGGCCCGATGCCACCGGGGTGGGCTGGATCTATGAATATGCCCTGGTGGATCGCACCGGCCAGCATGATCTGTCGCAGCTGCGTTCTCTGCAGGACTGGTTTTTGAAGTATGAGCTGCAGACGGTTTCCGGCGTGTCGGAAGTGGCGACGGTCGGCGGCATGGTCAAGCAGTACCAGGTGGTCCTCGATCCGGACAAACTGCGCGCCTACGATCTGCCACTGGCGAAAGTCCGCCAGGCCATCCGGCAGGGCAACCAGGAGGCCGGCGGCTCGGTGATCGAGATGGCCGAGGCTGAATACATGGTGCGGGCCACCGGCTACATCCAGAGCAAGGACGATCTCAAAAACATTCCCCTGGGTGTCAGTGAGCAGGGCACGCCGTTGTTGCTGGGGGATATAGCCGAAATCCGGCTGGGACCGCAGATGCGCCGCGGTATCGCGGAGCTGAACGGCGAGGGCGAGGTCGCCGGCGGTATTGTGGTGATGCGTTACGGCGAGAACGCCCTCAAGACCATCGAGGGCGTGAAGCACAAACTGGCACAGCTGCAAAACGGCCTGCCCGACGGCGTGGAGATCGTCGAGACCTATGATCGCTCCGCCCTGATCAACCGGGCGGTCGATAACCTGACCGGTAAATTGCTGGAAGAGTTTTTGATCGTCGCGCTGGTCTGTCTGGTGTTTCTGTTTCACCTGCGCTCGGCGCTGGTCGCCATCATCAGTCTGCCGATCGGGATCCTCGGGGCGTTTATCGTCATGTATCACCAGGGCATCAATGCCAACATTATGTCCCTGGGCGGGATCGCCATCGCCATTGGCGCCATGGTCGATGCGGCAATCGTGATGATCGAAAACGTGCACAAACACATCGAACGCGAGCCGCTGACTAACGAGAATCGCTGGCGCATTATCAGCGAGGCGACCCGCGAAGTCGGTCCGGCCCTGTTCTTCTCGCTGTTGATTATCACCCTCAGCTTTTTGCCGGTGTTCACACTCGAGGCGCAGGAAGGGCGCATGTTCGCGCCGCTGGCCTTTACCAAGACCTATGCCATGGCCGCGGCGGCCGGGTTGTCGATCACCCTGGTCCCGGTATTGATGGGCTACTTCATTCGCGGCCACATCCGCCCGGAGGAGAAAAACCCGGTCAACCGGATTTTGATCAAGGCGTATCAGCCTTTTATCCATACCGTACTGAACAAGCCCAAAAGCGTGCTCGGTATTGCCCTGCTGGTGGTGTTGATGACGATCTGGCCGGTAATGAACATCGGTTCGGAGTTCATGCCGGATCTGGACGAAGGGGATCTGATGTACATGCCGACGACCTTCCCCGGCCTGTCGATCGGCAAGGCGCAGGAGCTGCTGCAGCAGACCGATAAACTGATCATGAGCGTACCGGAGGTCGAGCGGGTCTTCGGCAAGATCGGCCGGGCCGAAACCGCCACCGATCCCGCACCTTTGACCATGATCGAAACCACCATCCAGCTCAAGCCGCGCAGTGAGTGGCGCGAGGGCATGACTACCGAAAAACTCAAACAGGAGTTGAACGATCGGGTGCAATTCCCCGGTCTGACCAACTCCTGGGTGATGCCGATCAAAACCCGGATCGACATGCTGGCGACCGGCATCAAGACGCCGGTGGGCGTCAAGGTCTCGGGGCCGGATTTGAACGTGATCCAGGAGATCGGCCAACAGATCGAAGAGGCGGTCATGCAGGTACCGGGCACCGTCTCGGCCTATTCGGAACGCACCGTCGGCGGCCGTTATGTGACGGTGGATATCGATCGACGGGCGGCTTCTCGGGTCGGTCTGAACATCGCCGATGTGCAAAATGTAGTGAGTACAGCCATAGGCGGTATGCAGGTCGACCAGACCGTGGAAGGGCTGGAACGTTATCCGATCAATTTACGTTATCCGCGGGAGGTTCGCGAATCGGTCGACAAGCTGCGCGATCTGCCGGTGATTACCAAGCAGGGCGCCCGGATTCCGTTGTCCGAAGTGGCGGATATTCGTGTCGAGACGGGTCCGGCCATGATCAAAAGCGAAAATGCGCGGCCCAACGGCTGGACCTTCGTCGATATCAAGGATCGGGACCTGGGGTCCTACGTGGAAGAGGCGCAACGGGTGGTTAACCGGCAGATCGATTTACCGGCCGGCTACTCCATTGCCTGGTCCGGGCAGTATGAATACATGGTGCGGGCCAAGGAGCGCCTGAAGGTCGTGGTGCCCCTGACGCTGGTGATTATTGTGCTGCTGTTGTATCTCAACTTCCGCAATATTATCGAGGTGCTGATCATCATGGGCACGCTGCCGCTGGCCCTGGTCGGGGGGTACTGGCTGCTTTACCTGCTCGGCTACAACATGTCGGTCGCCGTCGGCGTGGGCTTTATCGCCCTGGCCGGCGTGGCCGTGGAGATCGGGGTGGTGATGCTGGTCTATCTGAATCAGGCCTATCGCAACCAGATAGCCAATAAAGAACGCGTGCACGTGCCGAACCTGGAAGAACTCAAGCAGGCCGTCATCGAGGGTGCCCTGTTGCGGGTGCGCCCCATTATCATGACCGTGGCGGCCATTACCGGGGGGCTGTTGCCGATCATGCTGGGCGGCGGTA
- a CDS encoding efflux RND transporter periplasmic adaptor subunit: MKLMKGLLILGLGLALAACGDDKTSSDTGSEATGQQETALEHAKKHTDPNYVCPMHPQIIRDEPGNCPICGMDLVEKEQDDASEDEGEKEILYYRHPHNPSITSKEPKKDEMGMDFVPVYDDGGGSSVKISPAVINNMGVRTAKAERDTLWRKIDTVGYVAYDESLISHIHLRTQGWIEKLYVEAEGERVEKGQLLYEVYAPELVNAQEEYVQALDSGRKSLIRASRERLVALGIGNEQIDKLRQTRQVSQYVKGYATQDGIVANLGVREGMYVKPQAEVMALADLSSVWIQAEVFESQVDWVEAGQPADVSLSYFPGRTWEGEVEYVYPSLNPKTRTLRVRLRFDNPDQTLKPNMFADISIYGGPKRDTVVIPQEALIRGGDEDRVILALEEGRFRPRTVVAGMASGDRVEIKHGLKAGERVVTSGQFLIDSEASLKASIKRMTSPADETAAESTSASSTITGTGVLHELEPEANSVNMSHDPIPAIDWPAMTMSFRVKPDVDLEPFSPDDKVEFDLEKGDDGYVIKAMRKRKE, from the coding sequence ATGAAACTGATGAAAGGATTACTGATTCTTGGGTTGGGGCTGGCACTGGCCGCCTGTGGTGACGACAAGACCAGCTCGGACACCGGTTCCGAAGCAACGGGACAACAGGAAACCGCGCTGGAGCATGCAAAGAAGCACACCGATCCCAACTATGTCTGTCCCATGCACCCGCAGATTATTCGGGATGAGCCGGGCAACTGTCCGATCTGTGGCATGGATCTGGTCGAAAAAGAGCAGGATGACGCGAGTGAGGACGAAGGCGAGAAGGAGATCCTCTATTACCGCCATCCACACAATCCCTCGATTACCTCCAAAGAGCCGAAAAAAGACGAGATGGGGATGGACTTTGTCCCGGTCTATGATGATGGCGGCGGCAGCTCGGTGAAAATATCCCCGGCCGTGATCAACAACATGGGTGTGCGTACCGCCAAAGCCGAGCGCGATACCCTGTGGCGCAAGATCGATACGGTCGGCTATGTCGCCTATGACGAAAGCCTGATCTCGCATATTCATCTGCGAACGCAGGGCTGGATCGAAAAGCTCTATGTCGAAGCCGAGGGCGAACGAGTCGAAAAAGGTCAGCTGCTTTACGAGGTATATGCCCCGGAGCTGGTCAATGCGCAGGAAGAGTATGTTCAGGCCCTGGACAGCGGGCGTAAATCGCTGATTCGCGCCTCCCGGGAACGGCTGGTGGCGCTGGGCATCGGTAACGAACAAATTGACAAGCTGCGCCAGACCCGTCAGGTGAGCCAGTATGTCAAAGGTTACGCCACGCAGGACGGTATTGTAGCCAACCTTGGTGTGCGTGAAGGCATGTATGTCAAGCCACAGGCCGAGGTGATGGCGCTGGCGGATCTCTCTTCTGTCTGGATTCAGGCCGAAGTGTTCGAAAGCCAGGTGGACTGGGTCGAAGCGGGCCAGCCGGCCGATGTCAGCCTCTCCTATTTCCCCGGTCGCACCTGGGAAGGCGAAGTGGAATACGTCTACCCGAGCCTTAATCCCAAAACCCGCACCCTGCGGGTACGCCTGCGCTTTGACAATCCCGATCAAACCCTCAAGCCCAACATGTTCGCCGATATCAGTATTTACGGCGGACCGAAGCGGGATACCGTGGTGATTCCACAAGAGGCCTTGATCCGCGGCGGAGACGAAGATCGGGTGATCCTGGCACTGGAGGAAGGTCGCTTCCGGCCCCGGACCGTGGTCGCCGGCATGGCCTCGGGTGACCGGGTCGAGATCAAACATGGGCTGAAAGCCGGTGAGCGGGTTGTAACCTCGGGACAGTTCCTGATCGATTCGGAAGCCAGCCTCAAGGCCAGCATCAAACGCATGACATCACCGGCAGACGAGACTGCCGCAGAAAGTACATCAGCCTCGTCAACGATCACCGGCACCGGCGTGTTGCATGAGCTGGAGCCGGAAGCAAACAGCGTCAACATGAGCCACGATCCGATTCCCGCAATCGACTGGCCGGCAATGACCATGTCGTTCAGGGTCAAACCCGATGTCGACCTCGAACCATTCAGCCCCGATGACAAAGTCGAATTCGATCTCGAAAAAGGCGACGACGGCTATGTCATCAAGGCCATGCGTAAGCGAAAAGAGTAA
- a CDS encoding GxxExxY protein: MEFIKVSSEVDKIAKEVVDSAFHVHKSLGPGLLESVYEACMLHELQKRGMKVESQKTISVIYDGLKIDAGLRLDLLVEDEVVVELKSVETILPVHDSQLLSYLKLANKRLGLLINFNVPVIKDGIRRRIL, encoded by the coding sequence ATGGAATTTATAAAGGTATCGTCTGAGGTTGACAAGATTGCGAAGGAAGTTGTTGATAGTGCATTTCATGTCCACAAATCGCTTGGTCCGGGGTTGCTCGAATCAGTTTATGAAGCATGTATGTTGCACGAGCTTCAAAAACGCGGAATGAAAGTGGAAAGCCAGAAAACTATCTCGGTTATCTATGATGGATTAAAAATAGATGCAGGGTTACGGCTTGATTTGCTTGTTGAAGATGAGGTTGTAGTTGAATTGAAGTCTGTAGAGACAATTTTGCCAGTTCATGACTCGCAACTATTGAGTTATCTGAAGCTGGCGAATAAACGGCTTGGTCTGCTGATCAATTTCAATGTGCCTGTCATAAAAGATGGGATCAGAAGAAGAATATTATAA